The following proteins come from a genomic window of Terribacillus aidingensis:
- a CDS encoding helix-turn-helix domain-containing protein: MEHLNKMIARNLAGLRKSRGLSLDRTAELTGVSKAMLAQIEKGKSNPTVSTLWKIANGLQVSFSYFMKDDKVSFIKINKEDISAVEDEEGGYRVFPYFKFQPDKKFEIYTVELEPGCVHGAKTHIGEEYLLIREGELTVFLDGEEHQLKTGDALQFSGNTMHSYENKTASTASFFLLMYYPEPEV; this comes from the coding sequence GTGGAGCATTTGAATAAAATGATTGCGAGAAATCTTGCTGGCTTGCGGAAAAGCCGCGGGCTTAGTCTTGATCGTACAGCTGAGCTGACAGGTGTGAGCAAAGCGATGCTTGCGCAAATCGAAAAGGGGAAATCCAATCCGACGGTATCCACGTTGTGGAAAATAGCTAATGGCTTGCAGGTTTCATTTTCGTATTTTATGAAAGACGATAAGGTCTCTTTTATTAAGATTAATAAAGAGGATATTTCCGCTGTAGAGGATGAGGAAGGCGGCTATCGAGTATTTCCTTATTTTAAATTCCAGCCTGACAAGAAATTCGAGATTTACACGGTGGAATTGGAGCCGGGATGCGTACACGGAGCGAAAACACATATTGGAGAGGAGTATTTGCTAATACGGGAAGGAGAACTGACAGTCTTTCTGGATGGGGAAGAACATCAGTTAAAAACTGGTGATGCACTGCAGTTCTCCGGCAATACGATGCATAGTTATGAAAACAAAACAGCCAGTACAGCCAGCTTTTTCTTACTGATGTATTATCCTGAACCAGAAGTGTAA
- a CDS encoding DUF523 domain-containing protein, translating into MILVSACLAGKPVRYNGTPATDTIVEQLIAQKKAISVCPELLGGFVTPREPAEIVGGNGYDVLDGKARVIEYSGTDVTNMYIEGAARALAIANEQDVDLVVLKENSPSCGSNMIYDGNFQGVKQSGAGVTTAMFRRAGIRVISELELEKELAGV; encoded by the coding sequence ATGATCTTGGTAAGTGCTTGTTTGGCAGGAAAACCAGTACGTTATAATGGAACCCCAGCCACCGATACGATTGTGGAGCAGCTGATTGCTCAGAAAAAAGCGATCAGCGTGTGCCCGGAATTATTAGGTGGATTCGTAACCCCAAGGGAACCAGCTGAGATCGTCGGGGGGAATGGGTATGACGTGTTGGATGGCAAAGCAAGGGTCATCGAGTACTCCGGAACAGATGTTACCAATATGTACATAGAAGGTGCAGCACGTGCCCTAGCAATCGCTAATGAGCAGGATGTGGATTTGGTTGTATTAAAGGAAAACAGTCCATCTTGCGGAAGCAATATGATTTATGACGGTAATTTCCAAGGCGTGAAGCAGTCTGGAGCCGGTGTCACGACAGCTATGTTCAGACGAGCTGGAATTCGTGTAATTTCAGAATTGGAGCTGGAGAAGGAATTAGCAGGAGTGTAA
- a CDS encoding DNA topology modulation protein, producing MKRIALVGSSGSGKSTLAMDMGRILDIEVWHLDAILWKPNWILTPREEQKQIQSQLVNRESWIIDGNYQSTLDIRLEAADTIIFLDMPRTLCLYRVLKRRLMYHNRSRPDMQADCKEKIDFQFLKWIWEFPSKKRPQMQQKLMDLKMDKQIITLKSPQEVKRFLANMQ from the coding sequence ATGAAGAGAATTGCATTAGTCGGTTCCAGTGGATCTGGCAAGTCCACTTTGGCTATGGATATGGGAAGGATACTGGATATAGAAGTGTGGCATTTGGACGCTATTCTTTGGAAACCGAATTGGATACTTACACCGCGAGAAGAACAAAAGCAGATTCAATCACAATTAGTAAACCGGGAAAGCTGGATTATCGATGGCAACTACCAGAGCACGCTAGACATCCGGCTGGAAGCAGCCGATACCATCATTTTTCTGGATATGCCACGGACTCTTTGTCTGTACCGGGTCTTGAAAAGGCGCCTCATGTATCATAATCGATCACGTCCTGATATGCAGGCAGATTGTAAGGAGAAAATTGATTTTCAGTTCCTTAAATGGATTTGGGAGTTCCCCAGTAAAAAACGTCCCCAGATGCAGCAAAAGCTTATGGACCTGAAAATGGACAAGCAAATCATTACATTGAAAAGTCCTCAAGAAGTAAAGAGGTTTTTAGCTAATATGCAATGA
- a CDS encoding helix-turn-helix transcriptional regulator, with protein MKVNNKVREMRQARHITQVKMAEDLGITRQTINAIEKGKYNPSLELVFRLLAYFDVPFEQLFNVEEE; from the coding sequence ATGAAAGTTAATAACAAAGTAAGGGAAATGCGGCAAGCTCGTCATATTACCCAAGTAAAGATGGCAGAGGATCTAGGTATCACACGACAGACAATCAATGCTATCGAGAAAGGAAAATACAATCCAAGTTTAGAGTTGGTTTTTCGGCTGCTTGCGTATTTTGACGTTCCGTTTGAACAGCTTTTTAATGTGGAGGAGGAGTAA
- the ybaK gene encoding Cys-tRNA(Pro) deacylase has protein sequence MDYKTNVMRMLDQKRIPYKSYSYADTDAISGAEVAEALGQNPAQVFKTLVTVSKSNQHFVFVIPVKKELDLKRAAASVGEKSIRMLPAKELLPLTGYVHGGCSPIGMKKVFQTVVDVAASTFESIIFSAGKIGYQVELTLADLNKILLYKVASLTE, from the coding sequence ATGGATTACAAAACGAATGTCATGCGTATGCTGGATCAAAAGAGGATCCCATACAAATCCTATAGCTACGCTGATACAGATGCAATAAGCGGAGCCGAGGTGGCAGAGGCATTAGGACAAAATCCAGCTCAGGTGTTTAAAACACTGGTCACTGTCAGCAAATCCAATCAGCATTTTGTATTTGTCATACCTGTGAAAAAAGAGTTGGACCTAAAGCGGGCTGCCGCGAGTGTTGGGGAGAAGTCGATCCGTATGCTGCCGGCGAAGGAATTGCTTCCGCTTACTGGATATGTTCACGGCGGCTGCTCACCAATTGGGATGAAAAAGGTTTTCCAGACTGTCGTGGACGTCGCTGCTTCAACTTTCGAAAGCATTATTTTCAGTGCTGGCAAAATCGGTTATCAGGTAGAACTTACCTTGGCCGATTTGAACAAAATTTTGCTTTATAAAGTAGCATCGTTAACTGAGTAG
- a CDS encoding GTP cyclohydrolase II, with protein sequence MTEMKLGSKAIPILKDKIELIPTAEGAIYLVGPIKLPVNLYGETVTFQWYCWLNCDEVAKDYEEIIEKLSDMNLAEMQQSSVLVYGDFAEGEDALIRMHSICHTGDIFGSKRCDCGFQLKQSMQRIVEHGTGALFYLANHEGRGIGLFSKAMAYILQENGYDTVEANESLGFVDDSRDYTDAIQVLKALRTKPVTLMTNNPRKLAAMEQAGMQLSGRSALWGDVSEFNENYLKTKIVRSGHLGDEEICSND encoded by the coding sequence ATGACAGAAATGAAACTAGGATCGAAAGCCATTCCGATCTTGAAAGATAAAATTGAACTTATTCCAACAGCAGAGGGAGCCATTTATCTTGTCGGCCCTATCAAGCTGCCTGTTAACCTTTACGGAGAAACAGTTACCTTCCAATGGTACTGCTGGCTGAATTGCGATGAAGTAGCCAAGGATTATGAAGAAATCATCGAAAAATTATCTGATATGAACCTGGCGGAAATGCAGCAGTCCAGTGTATTGGTTTATGGTGACTTTGCCGAAGGAGAAGATGCGCTGATCCGCATGCATTCCATCTGCCATACAGGCGATATTTTTGGCAGTAAACGCTGTGATTGCGGCTTTCAGCTGAAGCAGTCCATGCAGCGAATTGTCGAGCATGGCACAGGAGCGTTGTTCTACTTGGCTAACCATGAAGGACGAGGAATCGGCTTGTTCAGTAAAGCGATGGCCTACATCCTGCAGGAAAATGGGTATGACACAGTAGAAGCGAATGAAAGCCTTGGCTTCGTGGATGATTCCCGTGACTATACGGATGCGATCCAAGTACTGAAAGCATTGCGCACGAAACCTGTTACGCTGATGACGAATAACCCGCGTAAGCTCGCAGCAATGGAACAGGCAGGTATGCAGCTTTCCGGACGCTCAGCGTTATGGGGAGATGTGTCAGAGTTCAACGAGAATTACCTGAAGACGAAGATCGTTCGTTCCGGCCACCTTGGGGATGAGGAGATCTGCAGCAATGACTGA
- the ribD gene encoding bifunctional diaminohydroxyphosphoribosylaminopyrimidine deaminase/5-amino-6-(5-phosphoribosylamino)uracil reductase RibD translates to MTDHTFYMDLALQIAKAMKGQTDPNPLVGSVIVNDNHIVGIGTHLKAGEPHAEIHAIRMAGEKAKGGTIYVTLEPCSHHGRTGPCAVAIKEAGLKKVVIATLDPNPVVSGNGVKILEEAGIQVVIGVREEEARKMNEVFNKFIVEKKPFITLKAGTTLDGKIATHSLDSKWITSAASRQDVHQLRNENMAILVGVNTVIEDDPELTARIPNGRNPIRIILDSTLRIPMDSKVLTDKLADTWIFTSQQANEEKEKALLSQGIKIFRTSGSSRADVKEVVKTLGEQLISSVLIEGGGSIHASFLENHLIDKAVLYFAPKLVGGKDAPTFLEGTGFAKMADAVELTDTDIIKIGQDFKFIGYPRYDKGDME, encoded by the coding sequence ATGACTGATCATACATTTTATATGGATTTGGCCTTGCAGATCGCCAAGGCAATGAAAGGGCAAACTGATCCAAATCCATTGGTAGGATCGGTCATTGTGAACGACAATCATATTGTCGGAATAGGTACCCATTTGAAAGCCGGTGAACCGCATGCCGAGATTCATGCTATCCGGATGGCGGGAGAAAAAGCAAAGGGCGGGACGATTTATGTCACGCTCGAGCCTTGTTCCCATCATGGACGCACAGGACCATGCGCTGTAGCTATTAAAGAGGCCGGCTTGAAAAAAGTAGTCATTGCCACGCTTGATCCGAATCCAGTTGTATCAGGAAACGGAGTGAAAATTCTCGAAGAAGCTGGTATTCAAGTGGTCATCGGTGTCCGGGAAGAAGAGGCCCGCAAGATGAATGAGGTATTCAATAAGTTCATCGTCGAGAAAAAACCGTTTATTACGTTAAAAGCAGGTACCACCTTAGACGGCAAAATTGCCACCCACTCACTTGATAGTAAGTGGATTACATCTGCAGCTTCCAGGCAGGACGTCCATCAGCTACGCAATGAGAACATGGCAATCCTCGTTGGTGTTAATACAGTCATAGAAGATGATCCCGAACTGACTGCCAGAATACCGAATGGTCGGAATCCAATTCGAATTATATTGGACTCCACTCTGCGCATACCGATGGATAGCAAAGTGCTCACTGATAAATTAGCAGACACTTGGATTTTCACAAGCCAGCAGGCAAATGAGGAGAAAGAAAAAGCTTTATTGTCACAAGGGATAAAAATATTTCGGACAAGCGGATCAAGTCGTGCAGACGTGAAGGAAGTAGTCAAGACACTTGGAGAGCAGCTTATTTCTTCCGTTTTGATCGAAGGAGGAGGCAGTATTCATGCGTCCTTTTTGGAGAACCATCTCATTGATAAAGCTGTGCTGTACTTTGCTCCAAAATTGGTTGGCGGGAAAGATGCGCCAACTTTCCTGGAAGGAACAGGTTTCGCTAAAATGGCTGATGCAGTGGAATTGACTGATACAGACATCATTAAAATCGGACAAGATTTCAAATTTATTGGCTATCCGCGCTACGATAAAGGGGATATGGAATAA
- a CDS encoding HAD family acid phosphatase, with the protein MKFGFDIDDTLINLREHAFHIYNKKLNQNIPLDVFYQLERVEIHEPFGLTDEQGLEMWNSTLEEIYYTTCPPFPGAVELLQELDREGHEIYYITSRPKEHGERTMEWMRALGFPIKDEQFCYGMQDEEKVHIIKELQLDYYFDDKPHVLNTLLEDSSTKVFVKDQSYNQRVKLPRIVDLSEIRSMVQNK; encoded by the coding sequence ATGAAATTTGGCTTTGATATCGATGATACGCTCATCAATCTGCGGGAGCATGCCTTTCATATTTATAATAAAAAACTGAATCAGAACATTCCGCTTGATGTGTTTTATCAGCTTGAACGTGTCGAAATCCATGAACCATTCGGATTGACGGATGAACAGGGTTTGGAGATGTGGAATTCCACCTTGGAGGAAATCTACTATACTACTTGTCCGCCTTTCCCAGGTGCGGTCGAGCTATTGCAGGAACTGGATCGGGAGGGACATGAGATTTATTATATTACCTCAAGACCGAAGGAGCATGGAGAAAGGACAATGGAATGGATGCGTGCTCTTGGTTTTCCGATCAAGGATGAGCAATTCTGCTATGGCATGCAGGATGAGGAAAAAGTACACATCATTAAAGAACTTCAGCTGGATTATTATTTTGATGACAAGCCGCATGTGTTGAACACCCTGCTGGAAGATTCATCAACAAAAGTGTTTGTTAAAGATCAATCATATAATCAGCGTGTAAAGCTGCCGAGAATAGTCGATTTATCAGAAATCAGAAGCATGGTACAAAATAAATAG
- a CDS encoding tetratricopeptide repeat protein → MSLVLSVTDKDFSELLQDFYDVMKREEQEEAAMLADIIDAMRKDIGLEEVLITADLLTIRYQVMLGQLLTAGYLLDQFEAGGHSLSQQNEYFYQYFKGQVHFKNKRWKDAIKYYEHAELYLTEDEEKADFYYKLAHAYYRTGIPALSVLNANKAMRYATSYKQQYHLTKCKLLLGLNHLEIRNFEQAETYLYDALDCYHNADETSLDLASMVHHNLGLLYFVQQKFDKAADCFDQAVHATPCSHYLKSLYYLTESLFRANHHQEAMKYYQIGFTRSKKEKDKDHQWAFAMLHKQFVDCDNFEAVWTEGIAYYKAIEDRDSVHYYSLRMADYYTLKGEEEKANYYYRLAVL, encoded by the coding sequence ATGAGCCTGGTTTTATCAGTCACAGATAAAGATTTTAGCGAGCTGCTGCAAGACTTCTATGATGTGATGAAACGGGAAGAACAAGAGGAAGCGGCAATGCTGGCAGATATAATTGATGCGATGAGGAAAGACATTGGATTAGAGGAAGTGTTAATTACTGCAGATCTGCTCACTATTCGCTACCAGGTGATGCTGGGACAATTGCTGACTGCAGGTTATCTGTTGGATCAGTTCGAAGCGGGCGGTCATTCCCTTTCTCAACAAAATGAATATTTCTACCAATATTTTAAAGGGCAGGTTCATTTTAAAAATAAAAGATGGAAAGACGCAATAAAGTATTATGAGCATGCAGAGCTTTATCTAACAGAGGATGAAGAAAAAGCGGATTTCTATTATAAACTGGCTCATGCTTATTACCGCACTGGTATACCGGCACTATCAGTACTGAATGCGAATAAAGCTATGCGTTATGCAACATCTTACAAGCAGCAGTATCACCTTACGAAATGCAAGCTGCTGCTCGGACTGAATCACCTGGAGATACGAAACTTCGAACAAGCCGAGACCTATTTATACGATGCACTCGACTGTTATCATAATGCAGATGAAACATCTCTTGATTTGGCATCAATGGTCCATCACAATCTTGGATTGCTTTATTTTGTGCAGCAAAAATTCGATAAAGCAGCCGACTGCTTTGATCAAGCTGTACATGCCACTCCTTGCTCTCATTACTTGAAGAGCCTCTACTATCTGACAGAATCCCTCTTCCGTGCTAATCACCACCAAGAAGCAATGAAATACTACCAGATTGGATTTACCAGGAGTAAGAAAGAGAAGGATAAGGACCACCAATGGGCGTTCGCCATGCTCCATAAGCAATTCGTCGACTGCGATAATTTTGAAGCAGTATGGACAGAAGGCATTGCCTATTATAAAGCAATTGAGGATAGAGACAGTGTCCATTATTATAGCTTGCGTATGGCCGATTACTATACGCTAAAAGGAGAAGAAGAGAAGGCAAATTACTATTACCGCCTTGCGGTGCTGTAA
- a CDS encoding DoxX family protein, with protein sequence MINDLRQSKGAAIVFLVIRLYLGYMFLSAGLGKLMSGNFDASGFVQGTLARSDAGFIQSWWGSFLEGIVLPNAEVFSFLVMWGETLVGLALLLGAFTGYAALMGILMNISFLLSGAVQQNLILIILGLVLLISGTNAGRYGVDRWIMPSLKNRGDSRPARNSKRQLI encoded by the coding sequence ATGATCAACGACTTACGGCAGAGTAAGGGAGCAGCAATCGTTTTTCTAGTGATCAGGTTATATCTTGGGTACATGTTCCTGTCAGCCGGCTTAGGTAAGCTGATGAGCGGAAACTTTGATGCCAGTGGATTTGTCCAAGGTACATTAGCGCGCTCGGACGCTGGTTTCATTCAGAGCTGGTGGGGAAGTTTCCTGGAAGGAATAGTGCTTCCAAATGCAGAGGTTTTCAGCTTCCTTGTCATGTGGGGAGAGACTCTGGTCGGTTTGGCGCTGCTGCTTGGTGCCTTTACTGGATATGCAGCTCTTATGGGAATACTGATGAATATCTCATTCCTATTAAGCGGTGCGGTTCAGCAGAACTTGATATTGATCATCCTGGGCTTAGTACTGCTCATTAGCGGCACGAATGCTGGCCGGTACGGCGTCGATCGCTGGATCATGCCATCCTTGAAAAACAGAGGGGATAGCAGGCCAGCCAGAAACAGCAAGAGACAGCTTATATAA
- a CDS encoding amino acid permease: protein MSNNTKKPGLRRELKARHLGMISLGGTIGTGLFLASGGAISSAGPGGALLAYALIGCMVFFLMTSLAEMAAFMPVSGSFSTYGSRFVDESFGFALGWNYWFNWAITIAAELVAVTLIMGFWFPDTPSWIWSAISLIIMFLLNYISVKGFGESEYWFALIKVVTVIIFIIVGLLMIIGILGGDSPGFSNFTVEDAPFNGGFLALIGVFMAAGFSFQGTELLGAAAGEADNPRKSIPKAIRSVFWRILLFYILAIFIIGMLIPYTTESLASDDVRLSPFTLVFEKAGIAFAASVMNAVILTAVLSAGNSGMYASTRMLWNLAKEGKAPAFLGKLNKNGVPVNALIATAAVGCVAFLTSFFGNGVVYTWLLNVSGMAGFIVWVGIAVSHYRFRKAYIAQGNEIKDLPYTAKFYPAAPILAFVLCIIVIVGQSLSAFTADGIEWGTLIASYIGIPVFLLCWIIFKVKKKTKVHKLEEVDLTTPAHETAPE, encoded by the coding sequence GTGAGTAACAACACGAAAAAACCGGGTTTACGCAGAGAACTGAAAGCCCGTCATTTAGGAATGATCTCCCTTGGAGGTACAATCGGTACAGGATTATTCCTTGCCAGCGGAGGAGCTATTAGCAGTGCAGGACCAGGAGGAGCATTGCTTGCATATGCGCTGATTGGCTGTATGGTCTTCTTCTTGATGACAAGCTTGGCGGAAATGGCAGCGTTCATGCCTGTATCCGGAAGCTTCAGCACATATGGATCACGTTTTGTCGATGAATCATTCGGATTCGCTTTAGGATGGAACTATTGGTTCAACTGGGCCATCACAATTGCGGCTGAGCTCGTTGCCGTAACATTGATCATGGGATTCTGGTTCCCGGATACACCATCTTGGATCTGGAGTGCTATCAGTCTAATCATCATGTTCTTATTGAATTATATTTCTGTTAAAGGGTTCGGTGAATCCGAATATTGGTTCGCCTTGATCAAAGTCGTTACTGTCATCATTTTCATCATTGTTGGTTTATTGATGATCATTGGAATCCTTGGCGGCGACTCACCTGGATTCTCCAACTTCACTGTGGAAGACGCGCCATTCAATGGCGGATTCCTAGCATTGATCGGTGTCTTCATGGCAGCAGGCTTCTCTTTCCAGGGAACAGAGCTGCTCGGAGCAGCTGCTGGAGAAGCAGACAATCCTAGAAAATCGATTCCAAAAGCGATTCGCTCTGTTTTCTGGCGTATCCTGCTGTTCTACATTTTGGCGATTTTCATTATCGGGATGCTCATTCCGTACACAACAGAAAGCCTTGCAAGTGACGATGTCCGTTTGAGCCCATTCACGCTTGTGTTCGAAAAAGCGGGTATTGCGTTTGCTGCATCTGTCATGAACGCGGTAATCCTTACCGCTGTCCTGTCTGCCGGTAACTCCGGTATGTATGCAAGTACACGGATGCTTTGGAACTTGGCGAAAGAAGGAAAAGCGCCAGCTTTCCTTGGTAAGCTAAACAAGAACGGCGTTCCTGTGAACGCATTGATTGCAACAGCAGCAGTTGGCTGTGTTGCTTTCCTGACATCCTTCTTCGGAAATGGTGTCGTGTACACATGGCTATTGAACGTGTCAGGTATGGCCGGCTTCATCGTCTGGGTAGGTATTGCTGTCAGTCATTATCGATTCCGTAAAGCATATATTGCTCAAGGAAATGAGATCAAGGATTTACCATACACAGCGAAATTCTATCCGGCAGCGCCGATTCTTGCCTTCGTGCTATGTATCATCGTTATTGTCGGACAGAGCTTGTCTGCTTTCACAGCAGATGGAATTGAATGGGGCACTTTGATTGCGTCTTATATTGGTATTCCAGTATTCCTGCTTTGCTGGATCATATTTAAAGTGAAAAAGAAAACAAAGGTGCATAAACTGGAGGAAGTCGATTTGACTACTCCGGCACATGAAACAGCACCAGAATAA
- a CDS encoding DegV family protein: MKIAIVTDSLTNLREEDLQRYPFIYYAHLNVVVDDKSYIDLKEITNDQLFRFIDEGASYSSSLPSPEIFMTLYEELLASYDAIISLHCTENVSGTVNSARIARDSIEGAEDKITVIDTNTASIGVENIVIKVCELMEQGKSIHELLDAIEYYRTHGELYLTINDLTTLVRTGRISKTASRIGNLLHIKPIIGFENAKLEVMGKVRTKKRLLKWMLERLRHDIEQSGKQVVRITHVNSIDLATELKHALEICGDKVEVFISNEISSVMAIHFGRGGVGASWMPANYSV, translated from the coding sequence ATGAAAATTGCAATTGTGACCGATAGTCTGACGAATTTGAGAGAAGAGGATTTACAGAGATATCCTTTTATATACTACGCGCATTTAAATGTTGTCGTAGATGATAAGTCCTATATTGATTTAAAAGAGATTACGAATGATCAGTTATTTCGTTTTATAGATGAGGGAGCTTCCTATTCTTCTTCCCTGCCTTCACCAGAAATATTTATGACGCTTTATGAAGAATTATTGGCTAGTTATGATGCTATTATCAGCCTGCATTGTACAGAAAATGTAAGCGGTACCGTCAATTCGGCTCGTATAGCAAGGGATTCAATCGAGGGTGCCGAAGATAAAATCACCGTCATTGATACGAATACAGCTTCTATTGGAGTAGAAAATATCGTCATTAAAGTATGTGAACTAATGGAGCAAGGTAAGTCAATCCATGAATTGTTAGATGCAATTGAATATTACCGAACGCATGGGGAGCTGTATCTTACGATTAATGACCTTACTACACTAGTACGTACTGGGCGTATTTCAAAGACTGCATCAAGGATCGGAAATTTATTGCATATCAAGCCGATTATCGGTTTTGAAAATGCGAAATTAGAGGTTATGGGCAAAGTCCGTACGAAGAAGCGTCTGCTGAAATGGATGCTGGAAAGATTACGACACGATATAGAACAATCAGGAAAACAAGTTGTTCGCATTACACATGTGAATTCCATTGATCTTGCTACTGAGCTAAAGCATGCATTGGAAATATGCGGAGATAAGGTTGAAGTTTTTATCAGCAATGAAATCAGTTCCGTTATGGCAATTCATTTTGGCAGAGGCGGGGTTGGGGCAAGCTGGATGCCCGCTAATTATTCTGTTTAG
- a CDS encoding transglutaminase family protein: protein MNLIPEKHSYNDYLNESDVIDFSHPLIKEKISELISSQMSEIEKVRAVFHYVRDSIAHSWDIQSKRVTCRASEVLTYKEGICYAKSNLLAAMLRSVGVPTGFCYQRLMLFDTPDKGYCIHALNGVYIKDLNRWLRLDARGNKPGIQSEFSLGAEQLAFRINEEYGEIDYPIIYATPNTKTIHTLKTSKDALIMYKNHLPDFL from the coding sequence TTGAATCTTATACCAGAGAAACATTCTTACAATGATTACTTGAATGAATCAGATGTAATAGACTTCTCACATCCTCTGATCAAAGAGAAGATTAGTGAGCTGATTTCATCTCAAATGTCCGAAATAGAAAAAGTCAGAGCAGTATTCCATTATGTTCGTGATAGTATAGCGCACTCATGGGATATTCAAAGCAAGCGGGTGACTTGCAGAGCATCAGAAGTACTTACATACAAAGAAGGTATCTGTTATGCAAAATCTAATTTGCTTGCTGCCATGTTAAGATCAGTAGGAGTTCCCACTGGATTTTGCTACCAAAGATTGATGCTATTTGATACACCTGATAAAGGATATTGCATACATGCACTTAATGGAGTGTATATCAAAGACTTAAATAGATGGTTGCGTTTGGATGCACGCGGAAACAAACCCGGTATACAATCTGAATTTTCTCTGGGCGCAGAGCAATTAGCATTCCGAATTAATGAAGAATATGGTGAAATAGATTATCCTATTATCTACGCAACACCCAATACTAAGACAATACACACTCTAAAAACCAGTAAAGATGCTCTGATTATGTATAAGAATCACTTACCTGATTTTTTATGA
- a CDS encoding spore coat protein — MSITEKLKTAGKMRDELIATELLVSAKATVRTYAVALTETASPDVRKVLKKQLDQAIDNHAKIADYMIKNDMYYAHDVDKQLKHDKEKIEKSLELVK, encoded by the coding sequence ATGAGTATCACGGAAAAATTGAAGACAGCAGGAAAAATGCGTGATGAGTTAATTGCGACGGAACTACTGGTTTCAGCTAAAGCCACTGTCAGAACCTATGCGGTTGCACTGACAGAAACTGCATCTCCCGATGTACGAAAGGTTTTGAAGAAACAATTGGATCAAGCAATTGATAATCACGCTAAAATCGCAGATTACATGATCAAAAATGACATGTACTATGCGCATGATGTGGACAAACAATTGAAACATGATAAAGAAAAAATCGAGAAGTCTCTCGAATTAGTGAAATAA
- a CDS encoding spore coat protein, producing the protein MAKNKLALHETLEVHEVLTLKQSCLVKSYALQSLAEDDTLRMILDNDVTSSEKAIKELQEVLS; encoded by the coding sequence ATGGCAAAGAATAAATTAGCACTTCATGAAACGTTGGAAGTACACGAAGTACTTACTCTGAAACAGAGCTGCCTGGTGAAATCCTATGCATTACAATCCCTGGCCGAAGATGACACTTTGAGAATGATTCTGGATAATGATGTAACTAGTTCAGAGAAAGCAATCAAGGAATTGCAGGAAGTCCTATCTTAA
- a CDS encoding cysteine hydrolase family protein, with protein MKQALLIIDAQQALIEGGAGERPVYRKENLIEKINLVIDKAQTADAAILFVRDTDVSEGKGAGFQIHPDIQAPPEAPIFDKQATNAFYGTGLLEFVKGEGFTHVVIMGCETQHCIDTAVRTATVQGMDVTLVADGHSTAGSDVLTAEQIIQHHNQILHGHYNVDHFSVVRQAEEDLFVPTHDTYR; from the coding sequence TTGAAGCAAGCATTATTGATTATCGATGCACAGCAAGCACTAATTGAAGGAGGAGCAGGAGAGAGACCTGTTTATCGCAAAGAGAACCTGATTGAAAAAATCAACCTAGTCATCGACAAAGCGCAAACGGCAGACGCAGCCATTCTTTTCGTCCGTGATACAGATGTCTCCGAAGGGAAGGGCGCTGGATTCCAGATTCATCCGGATATTCAAGCACCGCCGGAAGCGCCCATCTTTGACAAGCAGGCAACAAATGCATTTTACGGAACAGGATTACTGGAGTTTGTAAAAGGTGAAGGATTTACCCATGTTGTTATCATGGGCTGTGAAACCCAGCATTGTATCGACACGGCAGTTCGTACTGCAACTGTACAAGGCATGGATGTAACACTCGTAGCAGATGGTCACTCAACAGCCGGTTCTGATGTTCTGACAGCAGAGCAAATCATCCAGCATCACAATCAGATTCTGCACGGTCACTATAATGTAGATCATTTCTCTGTCGTCCGGCAGGCTGAGGAAGATCTGTTCGTGCCGACACATGATACGTATCGGTAA